The genomic interval ACTGGAAGAACCACCTCCCACACCACCTCCccaacagaaaaaaagcaaactggAACCAAATATTAGACTACCAGATGGCATTGATCCCAATACGAATTTCAGCTGCAAGATTCGCTTGAAGCGGCGAAAGAACTTAGAAACTGGAGCTCTACAAAAGAAGGATAAGCCAGTCCAGCCAGCGACGGTGGAAGTGATTCCTCCAGAAATTCCCGTCAGTCAAGAGGAAATAGAtgcagaggcagaggcaaaACGGCTAGACAGTATTCCTACAGAACACGATCCTTTGCCTGCCTGTGAGCCCCACAACACCGGTCCACAGGACTATGCCAGCTGTAGTGAATCCAGCGAGGATAAGGCATCAACCACTTCCTTGCGGAAACTGTCTAAGGTTAAAAAGACCTATCTTGTAGCAGGACTCTTTTCTAATCACTACAAACAATCCCTGATGCCGCCACCAGCGAAGGTGAATAAAAAACCAGGCTTGGAGGAGCAAGTGGGTCCTGCGAGCCTTCTACCACCTCCTCCCTATTGCGAAAAGTACCTCCGAAGGACTGAAATGGACTTTGAGCTACCCTACGACATATGGTGGGCTTATACTAATTCCAAACTACCCACTCGAAACGTTGTGCCATCGTGGAATTACCGAAAGATTCGCACCAATGTATACGCCGAGTCAGTGCGTCCGAATTTGGCCGGATTCGATCATCCCACCTGTAACTGTAAGAACCAGGGAGAAAAATCTTGTTTGGACAACTGTCTTAACCGTATGGTTTATACGGAGTGCTCGCCCAGTAATTGCCCGGCTGGAGAGAAATGCCGAAACCAGAAGATCCAGCGACACGCCGTCGCACCCGGAGTGGAGCGCTTTATGACGGCAGATAAAGGATGGGGAGTGAGAACCAAACTACCCATTGCGAAGGGAACCTACATTCTGGAGTACGTGGGAGAGGTTGTCACAGAAAAGGAATTCAAGCAGCGGATGGCCAGCATATATCTAAATGACACCCATCACTATTGTTTACATTTGGATGGAGGACTCGTTATCGATGGTCAGCGGATGGGCAGCGATTGTAGGTTTGTCAACCATTCTTGCGAACCCAACTGCGAGATGCAAAAGTGGAGTGTTAACGGCTTATCTAGAATGGTTTTATTCGCCAAAAGAGCCATAGAGGAGGGAGAGGAGCTGACATACGATTACAACTTCTCGCTGTTCAACCCCTCAGAGGGTCAACCCTGCAGGTGCAACACGTCCCAGTGTCGTGGTGTTATAGGAGGCAAGTCGCAGAGAGTAAAACCCCTTCCTGCTGTGGAGGCCAAGCCAGCTGGAGATGGACTATTAGGCCGAAACGGTCGCCAACGGAAGCAGAAGGCCAAAAAGCACGCTCAACGGCAGGCGGGTAAGGATATTTCATCAGCAGTGGCGGTGGCAAAGCTTCAACCGTTGtccgaaaaagaaaagaaactgGTCAAACAATTTAACACATTTCTAGTCAGGAACTTCGAAAAGGTTGGTGTACTTTTTTTATaatacaaaatgtatataaaataccatccatttttttttattagatACGCAGATGCAAGGCCAAGCGGGCGACAGCTGCAGCGGCCACTGCAGCTTCGCCAGCCCTCGGCGGGACCAATGGGGACATCCCTGGTAGACGACCCTCTACACCATCTTCTCCTTCCTTGGCAGCGCAGATTTCCGCGCTTTGCTCACCTCGCAACATAAAAACCCGTGGACTGACCCAGGCAGTGCATGATCCTGAACTGGagaaaatggccaaaatggcaGTAGTTCTACGGGATATTTGCAGTGCTCTGGAGACCCTAAAAATGTCAGATTTGTTGACGACAGTGTCCAGCAAGAAAAAGAAGGTTGTAAAGAACTCTTTGAGTGGAAAATTGGGAGCTACAGCTGCAACTTCAAAAGTGGAATTCAGATCGATACAAGCCCAAGTGGAACAGGGACATTACAAAACGCCGCAGGAATTCGATGATCATATGCAGCTGCTCTTCGTGGAGGCCAAGCAGCAGCACGGCGATGATGAGGGCAAGGCAAAAGCCCTCCAGTCCCTAAAAGATAGCTATGAGCAACAGAAGGTCGCTAGCTATGTTCTGTTAGTGGAGATTCTTGGTGATTCAGAATCGTTGCAGAGCTTTAAACCAAAGGAAGTGATTTCGCCAGAAGAAGAAGCGGGAAAGATGGCAGTAAAAAAGTCACCAGGAGCAAAGGAAAGGGATTCCCCAATTGTGCCATCGAAAGTAACTCCGCCACCACTGCTTCCCATTGAGGCCTCTCCTGAGGAGGATGTTATTAGATGTATTTGTGGATTGTACAAAGATGAGGGTTTGATGATTCAGTGCGCCAAATGCATGGTGTGGCAGCATACTGAATGCACCAAAGCTGACATCGATGCAGATAATTATCAATGCGAGCGGTGCGAGCCAAGGGAAGTGGATCGAGAGATCCCGCTAGAGGAATTCACCGAAGAGGGCCACCGATACTATCTATCCCTAATGCGTGGGGATCTTCAGGTACGTCAGGGCGATGCCGTCTATGTCCTGCGGGACATCCCCATCAAGGATGAGGCCGGCAAGGTATTGCCAACAAAGAAGCACACCTATGAAACGATCGGAGCCATTGATTACCAAGAGTGCGATATCTTTCGGGTGGAACACTTGTGGAAAAACGAACTGGGAAAGCGTTTCATATTCGGGCACCATTTCCTGCGCCCCCATGAAACTTTTCATGAACCATCGCGCCGTTTTTACCCCAATGAGGTGGTAAGAGTTTCCCTTTATGAGGTGGTTCCAATTGAGTTGGTCATTGGACGGTGCTGGGTTTTGGATCGAACTACTTTCTGTAAAGGACGCCCCATGGAATGCAACGATGAGGATCATTGCTACATCTGCGAGCTGCGTGTGGACAAGACGGCAAGGTTTTTCTCAAAAGCCAAGGCCAATCATCCGGCCTGCACCAAGAGCTATGCCTTCCGAAAATTTCCCGAGAAGATAAAGATATCCAAGAGCTATGCGGTAAgcttaaaatgaaatataatgaTTAATCGAATTTAATCAATGATCTTAATCTTTTAGCCCCATGATGTGGATCCGTCGTTGCTTAAGACAAGGAAGCATAAGACTGAATTAGATGTAGGAGCCGGTCCAACAACGATGCACAAGGTACCTGGCAGGCAGGAACAGCATCAGCCCAAGATGGTTGGGAGAAAGCCCCGTGGAATCAGTGCCCCAGCGGATGCAACAGCTGTCCATGTCGTAACACCCATGGCGCCCAATAAACAGGTGTGTGGGCTAACCAGTTTTGAAATCATTTTATTGcaattaactttaattttcCTCATACAAAAGATGCTTAAGAAAAGGCGATCGCGTTTAGAGAACGTTCTGATAACTATGAAGCTTAAGTGTCTTGATGCACAAACGGCACAGGAGCAGCCCATTGACTTGTCATACCTGCTGTCCGGACGCGGCGCCCGGCAGAGGAAGACCCAGCAGTCCAGTAGCAGTGTCATGGCCACTTCAACATAACAGATGTAACCAGCGAGTAGATTAAGCCGTGTATATACGCCTAAAATTAGAGGcattgaataatatttatggaaCTTCAATTAACAATTAGCATTTAGCCATGTAAGATGTAACGGTGATAGTAGTAATCCTAGAGTGTACATTGTTATGAACAAATTTCGTGAAAAGGCCTCCGGTCCCGGCTAAGATGGAACAGATTATGAATTATGGTTAATATAaggatttatttaaatactagTGTTTACGCCACCACACGAAGCCCCCCATTTAGAtgaatttcttttgtttttaattgtttattgcATCTCCATATTGAGTTTGTTTTACGAAACTAGCCCCCGCACCGCCTTGCAATTGAAGGCGTTTGACTTTTGCattgttattttaaattattgtattaTGTTATAGCTGCTAATTATGTAACACCCAAGTAGGACGACTTATTGCGCTATTAGTTTTTAgttattttcaaattgttaTTAACTGCTAacacaaattttaaaagtgaaataaaaaatatatttttattaatcaataCAGAATTTTTAAATCAACCGCCTTATGAGCAGAAGTGTTGTTGGATTGATTAACTGCTACGTTATGCAACACTGCCTGCATGGGCGTAGTGAAACTCGTAATTGGGTAATTTGGTCATATAGATAGATTATGAatcacatttttttattacttaaactaaatgcatttgttttttttttaaattctattaTAAATCTTAATATAATGGACCCCCCTAAGATGTGTTTGGCTACGCCCATGACTATGCAAGCATCTGTTCGGTGAAGTTGAATTGGACTGAATTGACCATGCtgtgtaatatatttaaacgCTCGTTTCAAGCGCGTATAAAGAAAGTGAATAACTTAAATGTGCTGCGGTTGAGCAGTTCTGGTGGACAACGAGGAGAGATCCAGGACGCACTGGATATAGAGGCCAATCTCTTTGGGAATTCAGAATTGAAGCATGAGCCGATAAACACGAGGGAAGCTTTACGCAAGAATCGCTTTGCGGGTAGAAAACCCAAGGTACCCATTGCTCCAGTAGCATCTCGCAAGCTCCCAGCATCAGCACCTCCTGCTCCAAGAATTGCTCCAATTCCTGCTCCAATAATCAAGGACAATGAGCTGAATTTGGAGTTTGTGCGCCTCACCCTGCAGGATCCCCTTACCAGCACCCTACTAACCACAGTGCGTTCCCGCAAGCGCCGTGATAAGAACCGGCAGATCATCGTCGAGGGCCGCCGTCTCATCCAGGAAGCCCTGCAATGTGGTCTCAAGATGGAAGCACTACTTTTCTCTCAGAAGGAACAGCTGGCTTTGGTAAAGGAGGAAGTAGGTTTTGCGCAGCTGGAGACGGGCACCAAGATTTACAAAGTGCCTCAGCACGACCTAAAGACGTGGTCCTCGCTGGTAACTCCTCCAGGTTTGATGGCTATATTCGATAGGCCATCGGACAAAGGCTTGGACAAGAACCTGGCCGAGCAACAGCGTCTGGGATCTGAGCCCTTGCCCATTACCGTTGTGTGCGACAATATCAGAGAGCCCAACAATCTTGGCAGCATCATAAGGACCTGCGCCGCTCTGCCGTGCAGTCAGGTGGTGGTCACCCACGGATGCTGTGATCCCTGGGAATCGAAGGCCCTGAGAGGAGGCTGTGGCGGTCAGTTTAGAGTTCCAATTCGGGATGATGTCACTTGGGAGGAGCTCGCTTTAACCATTCCCCCAGAGGCGGCCGACGACTGCCATGTTTTCATTGCCGAGAGTAACCAAAGGAAGCGGGAGAACAACCAGACCATTGATTATGCGGATATCCAGGGCCTCGGAGCCCATAACTTGCTCATTATTGGCGGGGAGAGTCACGGAGTCAGTGAGGACGCATACCGGTGAGGGGTGTAACAAATGTGTTATAAAAAGCAATACTaataatgtatttattttgtcagTTTCTTAAACTTGGTTGGAGGTAAAGGAAAGTGCATCTATATTCCACTGGCAGCTGGCATCGATAGCTTGAATGTGGCATCTGCCCTGACGCTGTTGCTTTTCGAACTGCGCCGAAAACTAAATCAACAGGCATCTGCGAAAAATTAAGTTTTGAAAAACAAGcgttataattaaatatatgtactatTTTCTTGAAAAGTTAATTTTCATGGCTACAATTGTATAAATTATAGCTAAGCGTTTATTCCTTTTGGAAAATTGGTGACCCTTTCCAAGAAACAATTTTCACTCTCCTTGTGTCAGgcataatataaatttattgctAGGCTGTTTCACAAATAgagtaattaataattacattaaattcaACTATTAGCTTCGATTTCCTTGTAAACCTCCCGCTTATACTCATCCAGACCACCTTCAATCGCTCTGACTGTGCGATTGCCACAAACCCAGAGTTCCTTGCAGACGACCTTAATGAGACGTTCGTCGTGGGAAACCAGGATTACGCCGCCCTAAAAAAGATAGTACACATGTATTTCATGCTGCAAATTACCACAGCCCATTTTACCTTAAAGGCATTAATAGCCCGGCCTAAAGCATCAATGGTTTCAATATCCAAGTGATTAGTCGGCTCATCAAGCACCAGGAAATTGGGTTCCgctatcaaataaatatattgtgtTAAAATAGGAAGCAGATGGAAAACCACTATCTTACCCATGCACATTTTCGCTAAGGCCACTCGCGATTTTTGTCCTCCAGATAAACTGGCAATGCTCTGCAGTGCCAGTGGTCCGGATATGCCGAAGCTGCCCAACTGCCGGCGATATTCTTCGTCCGGGCGACCAGGAAACAGTTCTGCCAAAACTCCCACACACGTCACATTCATATTCAGATGATCCACATGGTGCTGGGCAAAGTATCCGATTCGAAGACCGCGATGCAGGACAATGTTTCCGTAAATAGTACTAAGTTGACCGACAATAATCTTCAGCAGCGTTGACTTTCCCGCTCCGTTTTCTCCGACGATGCAGATCCGAGAGTCCGATGTGGCTGAGAGGTTGACGCCCTTGAAGATAGGTAGGGGATCTTCTGGATTGTAACGGAACGTAACCTCCGAAATGGCCAGCACGGGAGGATTGAGGGGTTCAACTTCAGGGAATTTGAGCGTAACCACAGTCTCCTTTTCCACTGGCTTTAGTTCGGGCCTGCAAAGAAACCGTAGacgttttataatttattcaagtaatttaatattttgactttTGGACTTACAGTTTTTcgagcattttaattttggaTTGCACAGACGAGGCACGATTTGCGTTGTATCGGAAGCGATCGATGAAGTCTTGGACATGAGCTCTGTGAGCCATTTGGGCCTCGTACTCTCGTCTTTGGGACTTGAGCTTCTCCGTCTTGGTCTTCTCGAACTGCTCATAGTTTCCcctaaataaaatgtattaatacTTTAATTAGgcaattttttaatatagtTACTTGTATGCCTCCAGTTCCTGGGAATGTAGGTGAATAATGTCTGTCGGCACCGTGTCGAGGAAGTTGCGATCGTGAGAAACCACCAGAATGGTGGTGGCCCACGTCTGCAGATAGTTTTCCAGCCAAATAATAGCTTTGATGTCCAACATGTTCGTCGGCTCATCAAGCAGTAGCAGATCGGGTTTTGAGAAGAGTGCCCTGGCCAAAGCCAGACGCATGCGCCAGCCGCCTGAAAAGGATTTGGTTGGACGCAGTTGCATGTCTGCGTCGAATCCCAAGCCCTTAAGTATCACAGATGCGCGGGCCACGGCCTTGTCCGCCTCGATGTTCTGCAGAGAGGCGTAGGTCTCGCTCAGCTCATTAGACAGCGCCGCATCCTGAACTCCATTGTTAAGAGCAGCCAGAATCTCCTTCTCCCTGGTCAAAAGTCTCGTTCGCTCCGTATCGCATTCCAGCACGCTCTCCACGGCTGGTGTGTCATCGCCAACAACCTCTTGCTCTACGTGTAGCACCGATATGTGCGAAGGGATCTGTAGCTGACGCTCGGCGATCATCCGAAGAAGAGTTGTCTTGCCCAAGCCATTGCGACCCACCAAACCATAGCGGCGTCCGTAAGATAGCAGCAGATTCGCATTCTGCAGAAGAACTCTGGAGGGGATTAACAATAATTTTCGGTTGGCCAATTGCTCTGTTAGGTTGCCTTACTTTTCGCCAAAAGCCAGGTCAAAGTTTTCGATCTTGATGTCCATGGATCGGTTAAGGCCTTTCTGGTCCAGCTTGGTGTTCTTCTTGTTGGTCACCTGGGAGGCTGTTGCCGTTTGTAGCTTCACCGCAACGGGAATCATTCCATGTTTGTTTATCTCCTGCCGTttctcctgcttctgctgcagTTTGGCCTCCGCCTTTCCCAACTTCTTGGAGTCTACTTTCTGCCAGAATAAGAATGATTCAGTTGATATGGTATATTAAAAGCTTTCGTTGCATCGTATATCCATTTTCTAGAAGTGCTTTGTCTAGGTGGACACTTACATTGGCGCCGTCTTTGTTTGCCACCCATATGCTTTGCATGTCCTTATCGAGTCGTTCCATGTTCTTGGCCATCTCCTCGATGTTGACCGGCGCATTGAGAACCTTCCGCTCCACGTTGACCTCATTGTTCTTCATTATGTTGAGGAACTGCTCGCACAGCGTTCGGACGCTCTCCTCCGACCTGTCGCAGTCGACGCTCTGCAGGATGTCGCCCACCGCATCGAAGATGTCATCGCCGCTGTCGAAGTCCTCCTCGCCTGGCAATTAGCATTTGAGTTCGGGGTTAAGTATAAAAGATCACAGGCCAGGCGACCAGCAGGCACTTACTTCCGGTGAGCACGCCCACGACATAGGTGAGCAGCTCGTGATCGATTTTGGGAAACTCGCGCTGCAGAATGCTGGTGTACTCGCTCATCTTGGCCTTGATCGCAAATTCGGTTTCTGAACGTGTGGCAGTCGGATATTAATTGACTTTTCCGACTTTTACACCACCGCTAACGAAAACTAAAGGGGAGAGCAGCGTGACCGTCGCTGGGTCGGCGAAGCAAATTTTAGAGATGGTCACACTGCTTTACTTCTAATTTGTTCCctaacaatatattttttgtaatattgttttttttgttttgtatctTTGAGTAGTCTTACCAGCGAAATTTCAAGTGTTTAAACAAGAGATTTCAAAGGTTATTGCTAGTTTTTCCAATCACTTCATGGTGCAGTGTGAACGTCTCTCAGGGTGACCATAGAAATACCAGCTGTTTTATAGTTACTGACGGAGTGACAACTCTGTTATGTTAACAGCCACTGTTAAGCGAATTGCATAAAATTCTTAGTTTCTTTCTAAAGATTACTTGTTAACGATTAAATAAAGCAACATGCTAAGCAAAACATCGTTTATTGGAGCCATGATGCGAAGATCGTTCGGAACCAGCCAGGTGATGCGAGAGACGATCAAAAACCACGAACCCAACAATCTGGAACGCCGTATGTTGGTCTGGACCGGTAAATATAAGACGCAGGCCGAGGTTCCCAATTTCGTTAGGTGGGTGCGGATTCATTCAGGTGAAATGCAACAGGTGTCTCATATTTGGTGTCCCAATTTGCAGTCAGGATGTCATGGAGCGCTGCCGCAACAAAATGCGCATTCGACTGGCCAACATAATGATTGCACTCACCGCCGTTGGATGCGCCATAATGGTGTACAGTGGCAAGCAGGCCGCCAAGCGAGGAGAATCCGTCACCAAGATGAATCTCGAGTGGCACAAGCAGTTCAAGGATCCTCAGCAGAGCGAAGGATCTGTTCCGGCCGCCAAATAGATAACCACACCGAAGTCCTAGAAATATTACAATTGGCCAGGCTTCTGTTTTCAGTCCCGATGAAGATCGACTAAAAATGGCCCTAAAACATATTTTACGGCTCTAAGACATAACAGATTCCTTGATTTATAACAGAGCGTTTCCATTTTTAGTTGGTCTAAAGAATGTTGCAAATATTTCTtcttaaatttcaatttttcatgtttaaccaaaatatatattttcactcTTAAAAAGTCATTATTAAAACCGAATTGGCCCATAATGAAACATGGTAGCAGGGCCAAATCTTTAGTAACTTTTTAGGCTTAGAAAATTTATAGATATGTATGTAGTGATATTTGCAAACTCAAAGTTAGTTGtattatcaaaaataaaatatattttatgaaaatcGTGTTTGGGtgctttttaaaattaaaaaccacaTAAAAGTTTTGATCCTAgttcattttaattagtaaTAAACTAAGGATTTTGCAGTCGGCTTCTGttacaaaagttttaaataacttttattcTGTAAGTTTGCTAAAGGTAAGAGAGTAAATCCTGGAATAAAAGCATAGTTATCGAATGCGATTGAATTGTTATATCCTTAATGGAAACCAATTGATATGTatatttgccataaatatttgatcattGTTCATTCTGAAGGCAACATGAACATCTGTTTCGATTCTGCATCGACTTTCACAGGCCATTGGCCACCACTTGCTCTTCAAAGTGCGCCGACGCCGTGAGTATCTCGCTGCTGTCCCGGATTCTGGTTCGGATTTGGGTTCGGACTCGCATGCTCCGAGTGAAACTACCGACTGTCGGAGGTGCTGGCGCTTTTGCAtttacttttcactttcaGTTTGTCGAGAACTGTTTGTCTGAACGCCCCCAAGAAAAAGCCGAGCGGAGCAAAAAGCGGGACGCAGTTTGGGCCAAGTTTTTTGTGGGCCCCGTGCGTGCAGAAAAGGCAGAGAAAAGTGTCAGAAAATTAGTTTTTCCAAAAACAGAGGAGGGCCAGCATCGAATTTCCCGGATTGAAAGCGTGGAAAATGTACACGCAGTAGTGCGGAAAATGTGCGGCTGACGgaaggaggcggaggaggtgggGAAAGTGTAAGAGGCGACAAGtgtaaaatgcaataaacCGAATGGCGTGCGTATGTATGTGTAAACAGTTTTCCTGAATTTCCCAGCGAAATGCGGGGCAGATGATGGGCAGATGAAAGTCAACAGGAGTATTAAAACACCATGAAGCAATTGTTTAATCAAACATCAGCGAAAGCAGATTGCCTGCCCAGAAAATCCATAAAAAATGAGAGATTTTTCCTGTCTGTCTCTCttgtccgtgtgtgtgtgtgcttgtgtgtgtgggagtgtgtttctttgtgtgcgtgtttgtgtgGCAATATTCGTTTGCTTTTTTGATTTGTGAAAATGTGTGTATCCGCgaatgttgttgctgctgctgttgttgttgttgctctcgTTCTCtctgcagcaacaacagccgtaaaaaataacagaatatTCAGAGGGAAAATAAGTGTGGAAATTCACATCCAGTTTTAACCGCCCATGTCCTTGCCATGTGGTTAgctcattttaaaatatgctATTTCATTGCACCTTATGGCGTGCCTGCAGTCCAACAACAAGTTGTTGTTTCTGCATAGTTGGCCTATTTAAATCGACCATACACactacacacacatacatgcaCCCCCACTCAGGATATTAATTTGACCAGCAGGCCAGTAAAAATGGAGGGACAACATAACACGTTAAAAAGCGTTAGGCACGCAAAAAATATAACGGTCGGCCCCTCTAAAATGAAGGTCGTCTGTaggagagaaagagaaagcgAGGCAGTCAAGAGCAAACAGGACACTGGGGAAAAATAGGCCTTACTTCCCGGTATTTGTAGCTTTTTAGGatgataaataaaacgttACTCCACAAATTATAATACTTCGCGTATTtgaatattcatatttttataatatagtCTGCGCTTAACATTATATTATAGCCAGATTCAAGTACTCATTTTACGCTTTACGGCATTTATTATAGTAATCTTTAACCTGACGATAAAGTTCGTTGAACAAATTTCAGTTATAAGCCGAAAAAGCTCTTGG from Drosophila yakuba strain Tai18E2 chromosome 3L, Prin_Dyak_Tai18E2_2.1, whole genome shotgun sequence carries:
- the LOC6534925 gene encoding histone-lysine N-methyltransferase ash1, with amino-acid sequence MSCGQNETAAAKVLETQRAQESGSENEETDSITDQSSQSKSIKSATQFSVQRSDTDGLRMRISAIRPPSGVLATKKPPKPRKMSTQDTESGCSEARNRASSKKVKVKRKKLASSSGISKSDKVSKSKKSQISAFSSDSEDDLPLKVHQQRAPRLLLTAISQAAQSASKPTLDIGISSSDNDLPNLVQAAIKRVESDTEDTTVEGSFRKAAKDKNLPQYQSTLLQDFMEKTQMLGQTANAKLSEEKAAKAKEEPQGQTANPRKRRGRPKKVVSTVPAPGNSGPAINESADSGVISTTSTTQSTTPSPKMQNENIVPTGTLPIASSSKPKIDMAYLDKRMYATERVLYPPPRSKRRQNNKKAPSSSSNKEELQLDPLWREIDVNKKFRLRSMSVGAASGTGASTTICSKVLAAKSGYVSDYGSVRHQRSSHNHNSGYKSDASCKSRYSTKSCMSRRSRAKSCGYRSDCKDSGRLGLRMRRKRRASMLLKSSAEDPVEDQDILQLAGLSLGQSSEESNEYISKPSLKSLPTTSASKKYGEINRYVTTGQYFGRGGSLTATNPDNFISKMMNQRKETPAPSKSSCKIKSRRSSAASMCSSYVSGVSRMRRRHRRKSFSHNKSLNIDSKLLTEIEIITSTFNSRCRIQDDRLTGSSGKEKLLADANKLQATLAAPSPAQQLTLNGGGSASTLSKPLKRGLKKRKLSEPLVDFAMLSASASGTPNGSGSSNGNTKRRHKKSQSNDSSSPDDHKLPLKKRHYLLTPGERPPVEVAFANGKLNAEAWAAAAATAKSTASTKSQAQFNARSVKSALTPKKRHLLEQPTAGSGSSASNSPLRIVVDNNSISGGKLLDISPSSLCSLKQQRRGGGAKQKVSAAKDLVQLQSPAGSYPPPGVFEPSVELEIQIPLGKLNESVITKAEVESPLLSALDIKEDTKKEVGQRVVETLLHKTGGNLLLKRKRKKINRTGFPTVRRKKRKVSVEQQTAAVMDEPEPEFDPDDEPLQSLRETRSSNNANVQVPPNHPLDCERVPQAGEARETFVARTNQRAPRLSVVALERLQRPQTPARGRPRGRKPKNREQAEAAPLPPPKSEPEIKPAKKRGRQPKQPVLEEPPPTPPPQQKKSKLEPNIRLPDGIDPNTNFSCKIRLKRRKNLETGALQKKDKPVQPATVEVIPPEIPVSQEEIDAEAEAKRLDSIPTEHDPLPACEPHNTGPQDYASCSESSEDKASTTSLRKLSKVKKTYLVAGLFSNHYKQSLMPPPAKVNKKPGLEEQVGPASLLPPPPYCEKYLRRTEMDFELPYDIWWAYTNSKLPTRNVVPSWNYRKIRTNVYAESVRPNLAGFDHPTCNCKNQGEKSCLDNCLNRMVYTECSPSNCPAGEKCRNQKIQRHAVAPGVERFMTADKGWGVRTKLPIAKGTYILEYVGEVVTEKEFKQRMASIYLNDTHHYCLHLDGGLVIDGQRMGSDCRFVNHSCEPNCEMQKWSVNGLSRMVLFAKRAIEEGEELTYDYNFSLFNPSEGQPCRCNTSQCRGVIGGKSQRVKPLPAVEAKPAGDGLLGRNGRQRKQKAKKHAQRQAGKDISSAVAVAKLQPLSEKEKKLVKQFNTFLVRNFEKIRRCKAKRATAAAATAASPALGGTNGDIPGRRPSTPSSPSLAAQISALCSPRNIKTRGLTQAVHDPELEKMAKMAVVLRDICSALETLKMSDLLTTVSSKKKKVVKNSLSGKLGATAATSKVEFRSIQAQVEQGHYKTPQEFDDHMQLLFVEAKQQHGDDEGKAKALQSLKDSYEQQKVASYVLLVEILGDSESLQSFKPKEVISPEEEAGKMAVKKSPGAKERDSPIVPSKVTPPPLLPIEASPEEDVIRCICGLYKDEGLMIQCAKCMVWQHTECTKADIDADNYQCERCEPREVDREIPLEEFTEEGHRYYLSLMRGDLQVRQGDAVYVLRDIPIKDEAGKVLPTKKHTYETIGAIDYQECDIFRVEHLWKNELGKRFIFGHHFLRPHETFHEPSRRFYPNEVVRVSLYEVVPIELVIGRCWVLDRTTFCKGRPMECNDEDHCYICELRVDKTARFFSKAKANHPACTKSYAFRKFPEKIKISKSYAPHDVDPSLLKTRKHKTELDVGAGPTTMHKVPGRQEQHQPKMVGRKPRGISAPADATAVHVVTPMAPNKQMLKKRRSRLENVLITMKLKCLDAQTAQEQPIDLSYLLSGRGARQRKTQQSSSSVMATST
- the LOC6534926 gene encoding rRNA methyltransferase 3, mitochondrial, with the translated sequence MLCNIFKRSFQARIKKVNNLNVLRLSSSGGQRGEIQDALDIEANLFGNSELKHEPINTREALRKNRFAGRKPKVPIAPVASRKLPASAPPAPRIAPIPAPIIKDNELNLEFVRLTLQDPLTSTLLTTVRSRKRRDKNRQIIVEGRRLIQEALQCGLKMEALLFSQKEQLALVKEEVGFAQLETGTKIYKVPQHDLKTWSSLVTPPGLMAIFDRPSDKGLDKNLAEQQRLGSEPLPITVVCDNIREPNNLGSIIRTCAALPCSQVVVTHGCCDPWESKALRGGCGGQFRVPIRDDVTWEELALTIPPEAADDCHVFIAESNQRKRENNQTIDYADIQGLGAHNLLIIGGESHGVSEDAYRFLNLVGGKGKCIYIPLAAGIDSLNVASALTLLLFELRRKLNQQASAKN
- the LOC6534927 gene encoding ATP-binding cassette sub-family F member 3, translating into MSEYTSILQREFPKIDHELLTYVVGVLTGSEEDFDSGDDIFDAVGDILQSVDCDRSEESVRTLCEQFLNIMKNNEVNVERKVLNAPVNIEEMAKNMERLDKDMQSIWVANKDGANKVDSKKLGKAEAKLQQKQEKRQEINKHGMIPVAVKLQTATASQVTNKKNTKLDQKGLNRSMDIKIENFDLAFGEKVLLQNANLLLSYGRRYGLVGRNGLGKTTLLRMIAERQLQIPSHISVLHVEQEVVGDDTPAVESVLECDTERTRLLTREKEILAALNNGVQDAALSNELSETYASLQNIEADKAVARASVILKGLGFDADMQLRPTKSFSGGWRMRLALARALFSKPDLLLLDEPTNMLDIKAIIWLENYLQTWATTILVVSHDRNFLDTVPTDIIHLHSQELEAYKGNYEQFEKTKTEKLKSQRREYEAQMAHRAHVQDFIDRFRYNANRASSVQSKIKMLEKLPELKPVEKETVVTLKFPEVEPLNPPVLAISEVTFRYNPEDPLPIFKGVNLSATSDSRICIVGENGAGKSTLLKIIVGQLSTIYGNIVLHRGLRIGYFAQHHVDHLNMNVTCVGVLAELFPGRPDEEYRRQLGSFGISGPLALQSIASLSGGQKSRVALAKMCMAEPNFLVLDEPTNHLDIETIDALGRAINAFKGGVILVSHDERLIKVVCKELWVCGNRTVRAIEGGLDEYKREVYKEIEANS
- the LOC6539701 gene encoding UPF0389 protein CG9231, giving the protein MLSKTSFIGAMMRRSFGTSQVMRETIKNHEPNNLERRMLVWTGKYKTQAEVPNFVSQDVMERCRNKMRIRLANIMIALTAVGCAIMVYSGKQAAKRGESVTKMNLEWHKQFKDPQQSEGSVPAAK